In Oryza brachyantha chromosome 1, ObraRS2, whole genome shotgun sequence, the following are encoded in one genomic region:
- the LOC102720092 gene encoding RNA-binding motif protein, X-linked-like-3, with translation MLGTSQTTDASMASSSSPARHIFLFALAFLAAAGAADAWPSWGGGGRVFFSKTTRPEAVELDKVAVATTAAAAADSTNSNSASDEFSRPSSGGDSSRGYGLYGRPEESYPEAYFRRGVHHDAEKLTTTDAAAATAEQEKEKEEAPAGVAGDGAWAGYPEDGSGRGRPLSYSYARMHGQQTTTSAATAAAEQEKEEEAAPAGVSGYGAGREYTEDGSGRGRPMSYAGMRGGQQQQPYDYGMSDTRLYQNGRYYYDVNSDKYGYGRESNPVRGRPEEFNGGRRYGGGDAAAQEYPNGNDHQEEFGVGYRAGVQVGGRRYGGGNAAGHEYAGGNDQEEFGTGYRAGVQAGKRHDNAAAGYDANGLENPKERYIP, from the coding sequence ATGCTCGGTACCAGCCAAACCACCGACGCTTCCatggcttcctcctcctcccctgctCGCCACATCTTCCTTTTCGCCCTCGcgttcctcgccgccgctggcgccgccgacgcgtgGCCGTcgtggggtggtggtggccgcgtGTTCTTCAGCAAGACCACGCGCCCCGAAGCTGTTGAGCTTGACAAGGTGGCAgtagcgacgacggcggcggcggcagcggactCTACCAATTCTAACAGCGCGTCGGATGAATTTTCTCGGCCGTCCAGTGGGGGCGACAGCAGCCGCGGGTACGGCCTCTACGGCCGGCCGGAGGAGAGCTACCCGGAGGCCTACTTCCGCCGCGGCGTGCACCACGACGCCGAGAAGCTGACGACcaccgacgcggcggcggccacggccgagcaggagaaagagaaggaagagGCGCCAGCAGgcgtggccggcgacggcgcctgGGCCGGGTACCCCGAGGACGGCAGCGGCAGGGGGCGGCCGCTGTCGTACTCGTACGCGCGCATGCATGGGCAGCAGACGACCACCAGTGCAGCGACGGCCGCGGCCGAGCaagagaaagaggaggaagCGGCGCCGGCAGGAGTGTCCGGCTACGGTGCCGGGCGTGAGTACACCGAAGACGGCAGCGGCAGGGGGCGGCCGATGTCGTACGCGGGCATGCGCGGcggacagcagcagcaaccatACGACTACGGGATGAGCGACACGAGGCTGTACCAGAACGGCCGGTACTACTACGACGTGAACAGCGACAAGTACGGCTACGGCCGCGAGTCCAACCCGGTGCGGGGGCGCCCCGAGGAGTTCAACGGCGGGAGGaggtacggcggcggcgatgcggcCGCGCAAGAATACCCAAACGGCAATGACCATCAGGAGGAGTTCGGCGTCGGGTACCGCGCCGGAGTGCAGGTGGGGGGGAGGAGGTACGGCGGTGGCAACGCGGCCGGGCACGAGTACGCAGGCGGCAATGATCAGGAGGAGTTCGGCACCGGGTACCGCGCCGGAGTTCAGGCGGGGAAGAGGCATGACAATGCGGCGGCAGGGTACGACGCGAATGGGCTAGAGAACCCGAAGGAGCGGTACATTCCATGA